CGTCCACGCCCTCTGGCGGCGGGTCTTCCCGGCCCCCGTGCGGGCCCTCGTCTACACGGCCGCGGTCATCCTGGTGATGCTGTTCATGAAGAACAAGGACGCCGCCTTCATCTACTTCCGGTTCTGAGCTCGGGGGCGAGTAATGCCCGCCGTGATCAGGACGAGTAGGACGAACTGAAGAAGAAGAGGATGACCTCAAGATGAAGAGAGCCCGCCGTCGGCCGGACCGATGACGGGCTTTTCGCTTCGGGCGAGGGGAGGAAAACCCATCGGCCCGGGGGAATCCTCCAAGCCGTTGGGGTCAATAACGCAGGGGGGTGGCGCCGTGAACCAGGAAAGCCTCATCACCGCTGAGGTCCGCGGGAATGTGCTGCTCATCGGGGTGAACCGTCCGGCCGAACGGAACCTGTTCAACATGGCCACCATCGAGGCCCTCGCCGCCGCCTATGGGCGGCTGGAGCAAGACCCGGAATTGCGCTGTGGGGTGCTGTTCGCCAACGGCAAGCACTTCACCCTCGGCCTGGACTTGGCCGACGTGGTTCCGGCCTTGACCCAGGGCGACCTGACCTTTCCCGAGGGGTCGTTCAACCCCTGGGGGACCAGCCCCCCATATCGCCAGAAGCCGCTCGTCTGCGCCGTTCATGGTCTTTGCCTGACCCTCGGGATCGAACTGGCCCTGGCCGCCGACATCCGAATCGCCGCTACCGGCACGCGCTTCGCGCAGCTTGAAGTGAAGCGCGGGATCTACCCCTTCGGCGGGGCGACGGTTCGCTTCGTCCGCGAGGTGGGTTGGGGGAACGCCATGCGCTACCTGCTGACCGGGGACGAATTCTCGGCCGAGGAGGCGTTTCGGATGGGGCTCGTCCAAGAGGTGGTCGAACCCGAGCGACTCCTGCCGCGGGCCATCGAGCTGGCTGAGAGCGTCGCCCGGCAGGCCCCCTTCGGGGTGCGGGCGACCATCAGGTCGGCCCGCCAGGCCTGGTTGGAAGGGGAGAAGGCGGCCATGGCCGACCTGTTCCCCGCGTTAAAGGACCTGCTCGAGACCGAGGACGCCCGGGAGGGCGTGCAGTCCTTCCTCGAGCGGCGGTCGGGGAACTTCCGGGGGCGGTGAGTGGGTGGGCTGGGAACTCTTCTTCTTTTGGGGCGGTGTTCAAGTTGGCCATGGCCACCGGGCCCCCTCACCTTGCCACCACGGCCACGAGGCAAAGCGGGTGAAAACGAAAAAGGCGAGCCGCAGACTGCCGTCTGTAGCTCGCCTCTTGTTTATAGGCGGTAGTGGGATACCGGCCGCCGCCCTCTAGTACCCCGGTACACCCAGTTTTCTCAGGTGCAATTTCAGTCCTGCGTTGTCCGGGTTATCTGGTTCAACCTGGAGAGCCTTCTGTATGTCAGCCACGGCTTTATCCGTTTGTTTCAACAGGAAGTACCCTGTCGCCCGCCTGATCAAAGGCATCTGAGAGTAGGGTTCCAATTTCACGGCCTTGTCCAGATCGGCCAGGGCCTTTTCCGGCTGGTTCAGGGTGATATAGAGCAATCCCCTGCTGCTGTGGGCTTTTGCTGGCGAAAGATTCAATTCGATGGCCTTGGCAAAGTCCGCCAGGGCCTTGTCGTACTGGTTGAGTTTGACATAGACATCGCCCCTGACCCCATAGGCACGTCCAAAACTGGGATCAAGCAGGATGGCTTGGTTCAGGTCTTCCATCGCCTTATCGTCCTGCCCAAGCTTCTGAAACTCGGACCCCCGCGTGAAGTAGGCCACGAAGAAGTCAGGGGCAAGGTTGATCGCCTGGTCCATGTAGGCGATTATCTTGGCCGGGTCTTGCTCTTTCAGGCCTTGCAGATAAGCGGCCACGGCTTCCTTGCTAGGTGACAGACGTTCCTTGGAGACTATCTGCACCTTGCTGTTTTCCCCGTCCCACTTCACCTCAGCCCCGAAGGCCTCGCTTATGAAACGCACCGGCACCAGGGTGCGACCATTCACCGCCATGGGCGGCTGGTCCAGCTTCACCAATTTGCCATTGACATAGGCATCCACGGAGCCGATGGTCACGCTTACCGTCGTCCCTCCCCTGGTGGCTGTGGCGGTCTGGGTCTTGTCATCCCAGCTGATCTTGGCGTTCAGGGCTTCGAAGATCTTGCGCAGCGGGACCAGCACCCGGCCGTTGCGCATCGCCGGCTTCTGGTCAAAGTCCAACTGCAGGCCGTTGACGTTGACCTTTATGATCATGGCTTGCACTGTTCCGATGAAGTTCATCATGGCGGAAGCGCTGCCCGCCAGCATGTACGGCGGGGCAAAGGTATAGCCGGTCATGGCGGGCATCACCGTGACGGAACCCGAGAGATCGTTCTTGGCCCAGTTGCCGAAGTCGTCGGTCATCGAGGGGGTGATATTGCCGCCAGCCTGGGTGGGGTCAGCGGGCACGACCTTTCCATCGCCAAAGTGAATGGTCACGCCCGGGATGCCCCGCCCATCCTCGCTGGTCACCCGGCCCGAAAGGTTATACTTTGGGGCCTCCGGATAGGCGTAGAAACGCAGGTCTACCACGGGTATGTTCCCTGATAGGTCCAAGGGGCCCACCTTCAAGCCTTCCGCCGGCACCCAGCCGTCCGGGGCAAAGGAATGGGAGCGAAAATGGAACTGGAAACGGAAACCGTCCTTTTCGGGCTTGACGTACACAACGCCGCCGCCGTTCACCTGCCGGCTGAAGCTTGGCTCGGCTTGGATCACGGGGCCGTCGCTGAAGACGATCCTGGTGCCGCTGGTGGGGTTCCCCTTCTCGTCAAAGACCGTCCCGCTGATCAGGTAGTAGGACGCCGCCGCACCGGCAGGCAGGGTCCACGAACCCCAAACCAGAGCTGTCACGATGGCCAAAACGAGGACCCTTCTCCAAG
The nucleotide sequence above comes from Bacillota bacterium. Encoded proteins:
- a CDS encoding crotonase/enoyl-CoA hydratase family protein is translated as MNQESLITAEVRGNVLLIGVNRPAERNLFNMATIEALAAAYGRLEQDPELRCGVLFANGKHFTLGLDLADVVPALTQGDLTFPEGSFNPWGTSPPYRQKPLVCAVHGLCLTLGIELALAADIRIAATGTRFAQLEVKRGIYPFGGATVRFVREVGWGNAMRYLLTGDEFSAEEAFRMGLVQEVVEPERLLPRAIELAESVARQAPFGVRATIRSARQAWLEGEKAAMADLFPALKDLLETEDAREGVQSFLERRSGNFRGR
- a CDS encoding stalk domain-containing protein, whose amino-acid sequence is MTALVWGSWTLPAGAAASYYLISGTVFDEKGNPTSGTRIVFSDGPVIQAEPSFSRQVNGGGVVYVKPEKDGFRFQFHFRSHSFAPDGWVPAEGLKVGPLDLSGNIPVVDLRFYAYPEAPKYNLSGRVTSEDGRGIPGVTIHFGDGKVVPADPTQAGGNITPSMTDDFGNWAKNDLSGSVTVMPAMTGYTFAPPYMLAGSASAMMNFIGTVQAMIIKVNVNGLQLDFDQKPAMRNGRVLVPLRKIFEALNAKISWDDKTQTATATRGGTTVSVTIGSVDAYVNGKLVKLDQPPMAVNGRTLVPVRFISEAFGAEVKWDGENSKVQIVSKERLSPSKEAVAAYLQGLKEQDPAKIIAYMDQAINLAPDFFVAYFTRGSEFQKLGQDDKAMEDLNQAILLDPSFGRAYGVRGDVYVKLNQYDKALADFAKAIELNLSPAKAHSSRGLLYITLNQPEKALADLDKAVKLEPYSQMPLIRRATGYFLLKQTDKAVADIQKALQVEPDNPDNAGLKLHLRKLGVPGY